The Actinomycetota bacterium genomic interval AGGACGTTGAGGAAGACGGCGTTCAACTCGTCACCGCGGTCGAACAGCCCCATGGACATCGCGACCTCGCCGGAGGCGACCGGGGCGACGAGCGAGTCGACGTGCTCGGGGGTCAGGCCCAACAGGTCCGCGTCGAGAAAGACGATGAGGTCGGCATGGGTCGCGGACGCCCCGGCCGCCATCGCCTGTCCCTTGCCCTTCGTGGCGCAGTCGACGACGCGAGCGCCCCGCCGACGCGCGATGTCGCCGGTCTCGTCCCAGGAGGCGTTGTCGACGACGATCACCTCGTCGACCCGTGTCGCACGCCGTGCCACGTCGACCACGTCACCGACGGTCGCCGCCTCGTTGTGCGCTGCGATGATGGCAGCCGTCGTCACCTCCGCGTCCTCCTGGTGTCCGCGCCCTTCGCCTGGCCCCTCACGGTACCGGCCGACGTGAGCCGCCCCGCGGTCCGACCCCGTTCGGTCAGTCGGTCCAGGCACCTTCCCAGCCGTCGAGGTAGCAGGGCCGCTCGCCGCAGATCTCGATCACGTGTCCGTCCGGGCTGAGGAACGCCGCGATCGACGCCAACCCGTAGACGGTCTCTGACGCGTCCGGGCCGTGGGGATCGACGCCGTCACGGTTGGGCACGTTGTCGACGGGGGGTGGCGTCGTCCCGCGGGTGCGGCCGTCCTCGTCGCGCAGTGGGCCGATGTCGGCAACCACCATCGCCGAGCCGACGTAGGGATACTCCTCGATCCGCTCCAGACCCCAGTAAGCGTTGTCGCCGGCGGGGTGCCGGCCCGGGTCGATGGCCGGGGCGCGCAGCCGCGCCCCGACGGTACGAGCCATCACGTCCGATGCCCAGTTGGTGACCTGGTGATCCCCGAACGCCACGTTGAGGTAGACCTCGTGCGGCGGGGTGTTGGCGTAGGGATCGTCGGTCATGTGGTGGGCGTAGCCGTTGGACTCGGCCCGGTCCCACAGCGTCTGGATGAGCGAGAGCAGCAGCGGCCGCTCGAGCTCGTCGGGGTAGGCGCTGTACATCACGACCGCGTAGGTGTCGAAGTCGATGCTGCGGCGCAGCAACGTCGAGTAGTTCATCGCCGGTACGCCGAGGTGGGCACGGGTGAAGTCGGGAGCCACCGCGGTGAGCGAGCCGCCCATGATCCCGCCCTGGCTGCCGCCGTTGTAGTACAGCCGGCTGGTGTCGATGACCGAGTCACCGTCGACCTGGAACGCTTCGTGGCTGGAGAAGCCGTCCGGGTGGATCATCGCGCGGCCCAGGAACAGGAAGTTCAGCATCCCCTGCTGACCGCGGTCGGCGAGCGAGGGGAACTGGTTGAGGTCGGCCAGGATCGCCAGCGCGTTGGCGATGTCCTCGGTCGACATCCCCGACCAGTCGGTGGCGCAGAACATCAGTCCCTCGTCGTGCAGCTCGTACAGCTTCCAGGTGTTCACCTGGCTGCCGGAGCCGAGCAGCCCGTGCCCGTACAGCGAGGGGCGGTA includes:
- a CDS encoding glycosyltransferase, producing MTTAAIIAAHNEAATVGDVVDVARRATRVDEVIVVDNASWDETGDIARRRGARVVDCATKGKGQAMAAGASATHADLIVFLDADLLGLTPEHVDSLVAPVASGEVAMSMGLFDRGDELNAVFLNVLPKLTGQRAMRRALFEQLSADDIRGYKVEAALNSLCNERDLPTTAFVCEGLWHRTKEEKDEVSRAVGTLRKVGMLTTAVWSYVSYALVRPVRDRFGLGGT